The Lichenihabitans psoromatis genome contains a region encoding:
- a CDS encoding cell division protein FtsX, whose protein sequence is MALVKRPSRDDAPGAAQTPGRSTPGELALRKDMPLVPISSIAGRALVTVIAIMTFLGSLTAGSAILIAGASRDWSQSVSREMTIQVRPMAGHDIDAEVAKAAAIARATPGVADATVFDKTEAERLLEPWLGQGLDMAELPIPRLIVIRLRDEGGADLAAFRKALTDAVSGVSLDDHHLWLARLATMANTVVVVAVLIFLLVLAAMGLAVAFATRGAMSGNQEIVGVLHFVGAEDRFIAREFQKHFLRLGLKGGLIGGGLACLMFVAAGLVQSWMVATPGGDQLEALFGSFTLGLKGYLAILAIAVGIAFATGITSRTIVFRHLQALE, encoded by the coding sequence ATGGCTTTGGTGAAACGACCCTCTCGCGACGATGCTCCGGGTGCCGCGCAAACACCGGGTCGCTCGACGCCGGGCGAACTCGCGCTTCGCAAGGACATGCCGCTGGTGCCGATCAGCTCGATCGCGGGTCGGGCGCTCGTCACCGTCATCGCCATCATGACATTCCTCGGTTCGCTGACGGCCGGCAGCGCCATTCTGATCGCCGGGGCGTCGCGGGACTGGAGCCAGTCGGTCTCGCGAGAGATGACGATCCAGGTCCGCCCGATGGCGGGGCATGACATCGATGCCGAAGTCGCCAAGGCGGCCGCGATCGCGCGTGCGACGCCGGGCGTCGCGGATGCGACCGTCTTCGACAAGACGGAAGCGGAGCGTCTGCTCGAACCCTGGCTCGGGCAAGGCCTCGACATGGCGGAGTTGCCGATTCCGCGCCTCATCGTCATCCGGTTGCGTGACGAGGGTGGCGCCGATCTCGCGGCCTTCCGCAAGGCCTTGACCGATGCCGTGTCGGGCGTGAGCCTCGACGATCATCACCTCTGGCTGGCGCGTCTCGCCACCATGGCCAACACGGTCGTGGTCGTGGCGGTCTTGATCTTTTTGTTGGTGCTGGCCGCCATGGGTCTGGCGGTCGCCTTCGCGACGCGCGGCGCCATGTCGGGCAATCAGGAGATTGTCGGCGTGCTGCATTTCGTCGGCGCCGAGGATCGCTTCATTGCGCGCGAGTTTCAGAAGCATTTTCTCCGGCTGGGCCTCAAGGGCGGCCTTATCGGTGGCGGCCTCGCCTGCCTGATGTTCGTGGCGGCGGGTCTCGTTCAGAGCTGGATGGTGGCGACGCCCGGCGGTGACCAGCTCGAAGCCCTGTTCGGCTCCTTCACGCTCGGGCTGAAGGGCTATCTCGCGATCCTGGCGATCGCGGTCGGCATTGCATTCGCGACCGGAATCACGTCCCGCACCATCGTGTTCCGCCACTTGCAGGCACTTGAGTGA
- a CDS encoding YdcF family protein produces the protein MTAERDSPARVSRRHSRPSLLRMLSRLILLLCLCATGGLVAGFFLFVQTLDRSEPEPIHHAEGVVALTGGADRITEALELLANGNADRLLISGVNPNTSGPAIARLAPETRRLFDCCVELGYAAENTVGNALETRRWVRTHNIRSLIVVTSNYHMPRALAEIGHVVPGVELLAFPVVTERAKAGDWWVNGQRFRLVLAEYLKYVLALARLHFADAGEAGPRATSPSRTLVGAETRKANAL, from the coding sequence GTGACGGCCGAACGCGACAGTCCCGCTCGCGTGAGCCGACGCCACTCGCGACCCTCGCTGCTGCGCATGCTGAGCCGGCTGATCCTGTTGCTTTGCCTTTGTGCGACAGGCGGTCTCGTAGCCGGCTTTTTCTTGTTCGTGCAGACGCTCGACCGCAGTGAGCCCGAGCCAATCCACCACGCCGAGGGCGTCGTGGCGCTGACGGGCGGGGCCGATCGTATCACCGAGGCACTGGAATTACTGGCGAACGGCAATGCCGATCGCCTCCTGATCAGCGGCGTCAACCCAAATACATCCGGCCCCGCCATCGCGCGGCTGGCCCCTGAAACGCGTCGGCTCTTCGATTGCTGCGTCGAACTCGGTTATGCGGCGGAGAACACGGTCGGCAATGCGCTCGAGACCCGGCGCTGGGTGCGAACCCACAACATTCGATCCTTGATCGTTGTGACGTCCAACTATCACATGCCGCGTGCCCTAGCCGAAATCGGTCATGTCGTGCCGGGCGTCGAGCTTCTTGCCTTTCCGGTCGTGACCGAACGCGCCAAGGCCGGGGATTGGTGGGTGAACGGCCAACGGTTCAGGCTCGTTCTGGCCGAATACCTCAAATATGTCTTGGCTCTAGCGAGGCTCCATTTTGCTGATGCAGGGGAGGCCGGCCCTCGCGCGACCTCGCCGTCCCGGACGCTGGTCGGCGCGGAAACCAGAAAGGCGAACGCGCTCTAG
- a CDS encoding lysophospholipid acyltransferase family protein — MLILRSLVFNVAFYIALVLIMLVLLPTILFGPDKVKAAARIWGHASLWLLRVICGTKVEFRGLEHIPEGGCIIAPKHQSVWEVFALITVFKDFTYVLKRELTWLPLFGWYIACGRQIAIDRSKGRAALSQVARKARDIIGENRQLFIFPEGTRKAPGAPPDYKFGAAYVYNDLKVPCLPVALDSGLFWPRRSFLRRPGTIVVEILPVIEPGLSVSAFLRTLEDRIETATNRLMAEAIEKDPGLAEGLYRAPVRAVDPA, encoded by the coding sequence ATGCTGATCCTGCGCTCTCTCGTCTTCAACGTCGCGTTTTACATCGCGCTCGTGCTCATCATGCTGGTGCTGCTCCCCACCATCCTGTTCGGTCCGGATAAAGTGAAGGCGGCGGCCCGCATCTGGGGTCATGCCTCCTTGTGGCTGCTGCGCGTCATCTGCGGCACTAAGGTCGAATTCCGGGGACTGGAGCATATCCCGGAAGGGGGGTGCATCATCGCCCCGAAACATCAGTCTGTCTGGGAGGTCTTCGCGCTCATCACGGTGTTCAAGGACTTCACCTATGTGTTGAAGCGCGAACTCACGTGGTTGCCGCTGTTCGGCTGGTACATCGCCTGCGGGCGCCAGATCGCCATCGATCGATCGAAGGGGAGGGCCGCACTGTCCCAGGTGGCCCGCAAAGCGCGTGACATCATCGGCGAAAATCGGCAGTTGTTCATCTTTCCGGAGGGAACGCGGAAAGCGCCCGGTGCGCCGCCGGACTATAAATTCGGTGCCGCTTACGTCTACAACGACCTCAAAGTGCCATGTCTCCCGGTGGCACTCGACTCCGGCTTGTTCTGGCCGCGTCGCAGCTTCTTGCGACGACCCGGCACGATCGTGGTGGAGATTCTGCCGGTCATCGAGCCGGGTCTATCCGTCTCGGCTTTTCTTCGCACGCTGGAGGATCGCATCGAGACCGCGACCAACCGTCTGATGGCTGAGGCAATCGAGAAGGATCCAGGCTTAGCCGAGGGGCTCTATCGTGCGCCGGTCCGGGCTGTCGATCCGGCTTGA
- a CDS encoding ABC transporter transmembrane domain-containing protein: MPTPWRRKRHGTPLDGKPLPKALFGLAWRLSAGDQVWLCLLSISVALLDTAPIEVQRRMINHAIKESGMRSIIMLALTYAGLVLAQGLTKLLSNIYRSWVSEHGVRVLRSYINDGVDPAAGNETDASTREGTQISMIVAESEPIGAFVGESLSEPLLQAGIMVSVVSYLVYLQPVIALVLLGVYGPQVVFVPLIQRAINRRAQARIATLREASAGVLSENGTAGSTDKQEGRFERVFELNMGVYKLKYSMNFLMNLCHQLGIAVILGVGGWFVVIGKTEVGTVVAFISGLHTVKDPWDDLATWFQTMMVTRARYDLMVKTVEGRVSGSGAVAAED, from the coding sequence ATGCCGACGCCCTGGCGGCGGAAGCGCCATGGGACACCCCTCGACGGAAAACCGTTGCCCAAGGCGCTGTTCGGCCTCGCCTGGCGATTGAGCGCCGGCGATCAGGTTTGGCTCTGCCTGCTGTCGATCAGCGTGGCGCTTCTCGACACCGCACCGATCGAGGTGCAGCGCCGAATGATCAACCACGCCATCAAAGAGAGCGGCATGCGCTCGATCATCATGCTGGCTCTGACCTATGCGGGACTTGTCCTGGCCCAGGGTCTGACCAAGCTGCTGTCGAACATCTACCGCAGCTGGGTGTCCGAACATGGCGTGCGGGTGCTGCGCTCCTACATCAACGATGGCGTCGACCCCGCTGCAGGCAACGAGACCGATGCGTCGACCCGAGAGGGAACGCAGATCTCGATGATCGTGGCCGAGAGCGAGCCGATCGGCGCCTTCGTCGGCGAGAGCCTGTCGGAGCCTTTGCTGCAGGCCGGCATCATGGTCAGCGTCGTCAGTTACCTCGTCTACCTGCAACCCGTGATCGCCCTGGTGCTTTTGGGCGTCTACGGTCCGCAGGTGGTGTTCGTTCCGCTCATTCAGCGTGCCATCAACCGGCGGGCACAAGCCCGAATCGCGACCTTGCGTGAGGCCAGTGCGGGCGTGCTCAGCGAGAACGGGACGGCAGGAAGCACCGACAAGCAGGAGGGCCGGTTCGAGCGCGTTTTCGAGCTCAACATGGGTGTTTATAAGCTGAAGTATTCGATGAATTTCCTCATGAATCTATGCCATCAGCTCGGCATAGCCGTGATACTCGGTGTTGGCGGTTGGTTCGTCGTGATCGGCAAGACTGAGGTTGGGACCGTGGTGGCGTTCATCTCCGGGCTCCATACCGTCAAGGATCCTTGGGACGATCTGGCGACCTGGTTCCAGACCATGATGGTGACGCGTGCGCGGTATGACCTGATGGTCAAAACCGTCGAGGGTCGCGTCAGCGGATCGGGCGCCGTCGCGGCTGAGGATTGA
- the folP gene encoding dihydropteroate synthase — MIDAWGGANRDKSVVMGIVNVTPDSFSDGGRFVPVEDAVEHAQKLVADGAGIIDIGGESTRPGFIPVSSEEETSRVVPVLDALAGLIDIPISIDTSKAVVARQALVRGASIVNDIWGLQGDPAMAGTVAEFGATVVIMHNRASKDGAIDIVDDMRRFFETSLAVAAWAGISPAKTILDPGIGFGKTPAQQLQALAAIPQLRALGYPILVGLSRKSFLGRLTKAPVAGRLTETIAANLAACSLGASIFRVHDVAEHVAALAVFAAICPPSEAAAWPPARSDPS; from the coding sequence ATGATCGACGCGTGGGGGGGCGCCAACCGCGACAAATCCGTCGTGATGGGGATCGTCAACGTGACGCCGGATAGTTTTTCCGACGGCGGTCGCTTCGTGCCGGTCGAGGACGCCGTCGAGCATGCTCAAAAGCTTGTGGCCGATGGCGCCGGGATCATCGATATCGGTGGCGAATCCACCCGTCCGGGGTTCATTCCGGTGTCGTCCGAGGAGGAAACGTCGCGGGTTGTGCCGGTTCTCGACGCCTTGGCCGGGTTGATCGACATCCCGATCTCGATCGACACCAGCAAGGCGGTTGTGGCCCGTCAAGCTCTGGTGCGCGGCGCAAGCATCGTCAACGATATTTGGGGGTTGCAGGGCGACCCGGCGATGGCCGGCACGGTCGCGGAATTTGGCGCAACCGTCGTGATCATGCACAATCGTGCCAGCAAGGATGGCGCGATTGACATCGTCGATGACATGCGCCGCTTCTTTGAGACCTCGCTCGCGGTTGCTGCCTGGGCCGGAATCTCGCCCGCCAAGACGATCCTCGATCCCGGCATCGGTTTCGGCAAGACGCCTGCCCAGCAACTGCAAGCGCTCGCCGCTATCCCGCAATTGCGAGCCCTCGGCTATCCGATCCTGGTTGGCTTGTCGCGCAAGAGCTTTCTCGGGCGCCTGACCAAGGCCCCGGTCGCTGGGCGGCTCACCGAGACGATTGCGGCCAATTTGGCGGCCTGCAGCCTTGGCGCCTCCATCTTTCGGGTCCATGACGTTGCCGAACATGTGGCCGCGCTCGCGGTCTTCGCCGCTATCTGTCCGCCAAGCGAGGCCGCCGCTTGGCCGCCCGCTCGATCGGACCCGTCATGA
- the folK gene encoding 2-amino-4-hydroxy-6-hydroxymethyldihydropteridine diphosphokinase yields the protein MIDTAVEVALGFGSNVGDKAGFIAEAAARLMSSGLIHDLELSPLYRTAPWGYVDQDWFVNACAVGTTTLTPAKLLQRVKALEVDIGRTSTLRWGPRVIDIDILYYGEVEIATPELIVPHRELLNRAFVLVPLAAIRPDRRIGGVALVDAIARLGDQGVVTLAPDGPYRDPA from the coding sequence ATGATCGACACCGCAGTCGAGGTCGCCTTGGGATTTGGCAGCAACGTCGGCGACAAGGCTGGCTTCATCGCCGAGGCTGCGGCCCGCCTGATGTCAAGCGGCTTGATTCACGATCTCGAGCTGTCGCCGCTCTATCGGACGGCACCCTGGGGCTATGTCGATCAAGACTGGTTCGTGAATGCCTGTGCGGTTGGCACGACGACCCTTACGCCGGCAAAGCTGCTCCAGCGCGTCAAGGCTCTCGAAGTTGACATCGGCCGCACCTCGACCCTGCGGTGGGGACCGCGTGTCATCGATATCGATATCCTCTATTATGGAGAGGTCGAGATCGCGACACCCGAGCTGATTGTCCCGCATCGGGAGCTTCTCAATCGCGCATTCGTCCTCGTGCCGCTGGCCGCGATCCGCCCCGACAGACGGATCGGCGGCGTCGCGCTGGTTGATGCCATTGCGCGTTTGGGGGACCAGGGGGTCGTTACGCTCGCGCCGGACGGACCATATCGCGATCCGGCTTGA
- the trxA gene encoding thioredoxin, with product MADSVTTKTTDASFEHDVLQSSEPVVVDFWAEWCGPCRMIGPSLEEIAKEMQGKVKVVKFNIDENPDVTVQLGVQSIPTLMLFKDGKLASKKIGAAPKGELVRWINSAI from the coding sequence ATGGCCGACTCCGTCACCACCAAAACCACCGATGCAAGCTTCGAACATGATGTGCTGCAATCCTCCGAGCCGGTCGTTGTCGATTTCTGGGCGGAATGGTGCGGTCCGTGCCGGATGATCGGTCCCTCGCTCGAGGAGATCGCCAAGGAGATGCAGGGCAAGGTCAAGGTCGTCAAGTTCAACATCGACGAGAACCCTGACGTGACCGTGCAGCTCGGCGTCCAGTCGATTCCGACCCTGATGTTGTTCAAGGACGGAAAGCTGGCGTCGAAGAAGATCGGCGCAGCGCCGAAGGGCGAACTCGTCCGCTGGATCAATTCGGCAATCTAA